A region of Vitis riparia cultivar Riparia Gloire de Montpellier isolate 1030 chromosome 12, EGFV_Vit.rip_1.0, whole genome shotgun sequence DNA encodes the following proteins:
- the LOC117927338 gene encoding DNA-directed RNA polymerases II and V subunit 6B-like isoform X1, which produces MADDDYNDMDMGYEDEPPEPEIEEGAEEDADNNNNEDIPDAIETAEKEQVPVERSRKTSKYMTKYERARILGTRALQISMNAPVMVELEGETDPLEIAMKELRERKIPFTIRRYLPDGSYEDWGVDELIVEDSWKRQVGGD; this is translated from the exons ATGGCGGACGACGACTACAACGATATGGATATGgg ATATGAGGATGAACCTCCAGAGCCTGAGATTGAA GAGGGTGCAGAGGAGGATgctgataataataataatgaagacATTCCGGATGCTATCGAAACTGCAGAAAAAGAACAGGTGCCTGTGGAACGTTCTCGAAAGACTTCCAAGTATATGACAAAATATGAAAGGGCAAGGATCTTGGGTACCCGTGCTCTGCAGATCAG CATGAATGCACCTGTGATGGTTGAGTTGGAGGGTGAGACTGACCCACTTGAG aTTGCGATGAAAGAACTTCGTGAGAGGAAGATACCCTTCACCATTCGCCGCTACCTGCCTGATGGAAG TTATGAAGACTGGGGAGTTGATGAATTGATTGTAGAAGACTCATGGAAGAGGCAAGTCGGTGGTGATTGA
- the LOC117927338 gene encoding DNA-directed RNA polymerases II and V subunit 6B-like isoform X2 — protein MADDDYNDMDMGYEDEPPEPEIEEGAEEDADNNNNEDIPDAIETAEKEQVPVERSRKTSKYMTKYERARILGTRALQISMNAPVMVELEGETDPLEIAMKELRERKIPFTIRRYLPDGR, from the exons ATGGCGGACGACGACTACAACGATATGGATATGgg ATATGAGGATGAACCTCCAGAGCCTGAGATTGAA GAGGGTGCAGAGGAGGATgctgataataataataatgaagacATTCCGGATGCTATCGAAACTGCAGAAAAAGAACAGGTGCCTGTGGAACGTTCTCGAAAGACTTCCAAGTATATGACAAAATATGAAAGGGCAAGGATCTTGGGTACCCGTGCTCTGCAGATCAG CATGAATGCACCTGTGATGGTTGAGTTGGAGGGTGAGACTGACCCACTTGAG aTTGCGATGAAAGAACTTCGTGAGAGGAAGATACCCTTCACCATTCGCCGCTACCTGCCTGATGGAAGGTAA